The proteins below are encoded in one region of Campylobacter rectus:
- a CDS encoding tetratricopeptide repeat protein, translated as MIKQLLLLLFALNFALANLTDEAQIAYDAGDEKTAAKIWQKACESGEARGCVRLGFLYQSGRGVKQDDEKAGKFYQKACDAGELRGCDSLASLHQNSGKHAKAAAIFEQACEKGFGLSCYNLAQIYEASVGVAPDESKALYLYVKACEHGYAVVCYYLGGMYADGWTGTNDEAAKNSKNALKFYSLACEGKIYEACEALGRLYEDGEAGFAQDIKAARSYYNKACAANAYKCGGSERLDELQGGWAQYQNGQFEAAYELGKESCDRGVANGCAALGELYAKGLGGARQDSEQAVKFHEKACEGGFGASCAKFGEMLSWGRSVKKDVPRALELFEKSCLLWRLDACESLADAYFEGADAPQDIAKAFNFYGIACYNGLKPACTNLGAIYERGIGEAIKADENEGPRAFFARLAKPATRADA; from the coding sequence ATGATAAAACAGCTCTTACTACTGCTTTTTGCGCTAAATTTCGCCCTCGCAAATTTGACGGACGAAGCTCAAATCGCCTACGACGCGGGCGATGAAAAAACGGCGGCAAAAATTTGGCAAAAAGCATGCGAATCAGGCGAGGCGCGCGGATGCGTAAGGCTTGGGTTTTTATACCAAAGCGGCAGAGGCGTAAAGCAAGATGACGAAAAAGCCGGTAAATTTTACCAAAAAGCTTGCGACGCGGGCGAGCTAAGAGGCTGCGACAGCCTAGCCTCGCTACACCAAAATAGCGGCAAACACGCCAAAGCCGCCGCTATTTTTGAGCAAGCCTGCGAAAAAGGATTTGGTTTAAGCTGCTATAATCTAGCTCAAATTTACGAAGCGAGCGTTGGCGTCGCGCCGGATGAAAGCAAGGCGCTATACCTCTACGTAAAAGCTTGCGAGCACGGATACGCCGTAGTTTGCTACTATCTAGGCGGCATGTACGCGGACGGCTGGACGGGCACAAACGACGAAGCCGCGAAAAACTCGAAAAACGCACTCAAATTTTACTCGCTTGCGTGCGAGGGCAAAATTTACGAAGCGTGCGAGGCTTTAGGCAGGCTTTACGAGGACGGCGAGGCGGGTTTTGCGCAGGATATCAAGGCTGCTAGATCCTACTACAACAAGGCCTGCGCCGCAAATGCCTACAAATGCGGCGGCAGCGAGCGCCTAGACGAGCTACAGGGCGGCTGGGCGCAGTATCAAAACGGGCAGTTTGAGGCGGCCTACGAGCTAGGCAAAGAGTCGTGCGACAGGGGCGTAGCAAACGGCTGTGCGGCGCTAGGAGAGCTCTACGCAAAGGGGCTCGGCGGAGCGCGGCAAGATAGCGAGCAGGCGGTAAAATTTCACGAGAAGGCCTGCGAAGGCGGATTTGGAGCTTCTTGCGCCAAGTTTGGCGAGATGCTATCTTGGGGGCGCAGCGTAAAAAAGGACGTTCCGCGCGCTCTGGAGCTTTTTGAAAAGTCCTGCCTGCTTTGGCGGCTGGATGCTTGCGAGAGCCTAGCGGACGCGTATTTTGAGGGTGCGGACGCGCCGCAAGATATAGCAAAAGCCTTTAACTTTTACGGGATCGCCTGTTACAACGGGCTAAAACCGGCCTGCACGAACCTGGGCGCGATCTACGAAAGAGGCATAGGCGAAGCGATAAAGGCGGACGAAAACGAGGGGCCGAGAGCCTTTTTCGCGAGGCTTGCGAAGCCGGCGACGCGCGCGGATGCCTAA
- a CDS encoding tetratricopeptide repeat protein translates to MRRGQPQGCTFIGKAYYGGEGVKKDYKKAAEFYKKSCDQNHPTGCMLLGILYEDGLGAQRDLQTAKKYYSKVCQMGENLGCKLYKEAK, encoded by the coding sequence GTGCGACGCGGGCAACCTCAGGGCTGCACTTTTATCGGCAAGGCATACTATGGCGGCGAGGGCGTCAAAAAAGACTACAAAAAAGCGGCCGAGTTTTATAAAAAATCATGCGATCAAAACCATCCCACGGGCTGCATGCTGCTTGGCATCCTATACGAGGATGGTCTAGGCGCACAAAGAGATCTGCAAACGGCGAAAAAGTACTACTCAAAAGTCTGCCAAATGGGCGAGAATCTAGGCTGCAAACTCTACAAAGAAGCAAAATAG